A window of Marinobacter sp. es.042 genomic DNA:
ATCGTTTCTTTTTGCGATTATCGGGGCGGAATACGTGCTCAGGTTACTACCCAAAGGCACCCACGAATGGAAGAAATTTATCCGGCCATCGGAAATGTCCGACCATCTTCGCCATGCAGGGCTGGAAGTCCGTGAGCTTACGGGCATGACCTACAACCCCGTCACCAAGGTTTACAAGCTCGGACGGGACGTGGACGTCAACTATCTGATGCATGCCAGGGATATTCGTGAAGCCTGAAACCACGCATCGAGCCTCCACGGTCCTGTTTGATCTTGATGGAACGCTGATTGACACCGCGCCGGACTTCATCCGGTGCCTGAATCAGTTACGGGAACAGCACGGGCTGCCCGCCCTTCCCCACGAGCATATCCGACGCTCGGTCTCGAACGGCGCGCGCGCCATGATCCGGGTCGGCTTCGGCCTGGAACCGGAACATCCGGAATACCTGGAAAAACACACCGCGTTCCTCGACCTCTACGAAGCTGGAGTGGCAGTGGAGACCAGCCTGTTCGAGGGGATGGACGAGCTTCTCAAAGCCCTCGAGGAGCAAGGTATTCCCTGGGGTATTGTGACCAATAAGCCTGCCAGGTTCGCGGTTCCACTGATCGAGGCCCTTAACCTGGCTGACCGATGCGCGGCACTGGTTTGCCCCGATCACGTTGCCCAGCGCAAACCTCATCCGGAGGCCCTCTATCTGGCCTGCCAGCAGATCGGCGCCGATCCGGCCACCGGCATTTATGTGGGCGACCACGAACGGGACATCGAAGCCGGGCGTAACGCTGGCATGAAAACCATCGCCGTCCGCTACGGTTACATCGAGGAGCCAGAAGCCATTGACCTGTGGCAAGCGGACCTCATCGCCGACACCGTCACGGACCTGGCAAAGCTGTTACAATAGCGCATCAAATTTAGGATCCGGTGTTCAGCCGGTAACAGCCTGACACGGAGACAGGTTATGCATGATTACCAAGCACCCGCCGATCTTCTGAAAGACCGCATCATTATGGTGACGGGTGCCGGCAGCGGCATTGGCCGGGCTGCAGCCAAGGCCTACGCCGCCCATGGCGCCACCGTGGTACTGGTAGGCCGCACGGTCAGCAAACTCGAAACGGTTTACGATGAAATCGAGGCAGCCGGCCACCCCAAGCCTGCCATCGTGCCCATGAACTTCGAGGGCGCCGCGGTGAAGGACTACGAAGAACTGGCCATGACCCTGGAAGATAATTTCGGGCAGCTTGACGGTTTGCTGCACAACGCGGCAATTCTGGGCGACCGCAGTCCTGTAGAGCTTTATGACCCGGAGACCTGGAACAAGGTCATGTACGTGAACGCAACGGCGCCGTTCCTGCTAAGCCGGGCAATGATTCCCCTGCTTCGCAAATCCGACGACGCCTCGGTGATCTTCACCTCCTCGGGTGTCGGCCGCAAGGCGAAAGCCTACTGGGGCGCCTATGCCGTCTCCAAGTTTGCCGTAGAGGGCCTGAGCCAGTTGCTGTCCGAAGAGCTGGACGACGAGCGTCACAATATCCGGGTAAACAGTCTGAACCCCGGCGCGACCCGTACCAACATGAGAGCCCACGCCTATCCGGCGGAGAATCCACAGCAAAATCCGGCACCAGAGGACCTGATGCCGATTTACCTGTACCTCATGGGCAAGGACAGCCAGGGCGTCAACGGCCAGAAACTGGACGCACAACCGAAATAATGGAACTGCTTTTTTACACAACCTCTCAGTGCCACCTGTGCGAACTGGCCGAAGCCCTGCTTGTAAGCACGCCCATGCCGGAGCCGATCCCGGTAGACGTGGTGGACATTGCCCAGTCCGAAGAACTGGTAGAACGCTACGGTACCCGGATACCGGTGCTCCGACGCAACGATACCGGTGTGGAACTGGACTGGCCATTTACCAGGGATGACTTACTTACATTCCTGCAATGAGGATTGCCTGACATGTTGATGGTTATTTCCCCTGCCAAAACGCTGGATTACGAGAGTCCGTTGGCGACCAGTACCTATACTCAGCCGGAATTCCTTGAGGATGCCTGCGAGCTGGTCGACCTGCTTAAAACGCTGGAGCCGCACCAGATCAGCAATCTGATGAGCATCAGCGACAAGCTTGGGCAGCTGAACGCCGAGCGCTTCCAGAACTGGCACACACCGTTTACCCCCGAGAATGCCCGGCAGGCTGTACTGGCTTTCAAAGGTGACGTGTACACCGGCCTGGACGCCGAGAGCTTCAGTGAACAGGACTTCGACTTTGCCCAACAGCATCTACGCATGCTTTCCGGTCTGTATGGCGTCCTGAAACCCCTGGACCTGATGCAGCCCTACCGCCTGGAAATGGGTACCCGGTTCGAAAATAACCGTGGCAAGGATCTGTATGCCTTCTGGGGCAGCAAGATCACAGAGGAGATCAACCGGCTGCTTGCGGATGACGACGGCGTGCTGGTCAACCTCGCCTCCAACGAGTATTTCAAAAGCGTAAAGAAGAAAGACCTTGAAGGCCGGCTGATTACCCCCCAATTCAAGGACTGGAAGAATGGTCAGTACAAGATGATCAGCTTTTATGCCAAGAAAGCCCGGGGGCTGATGTGTCGGTTTGCCATTCAGAACCGAATTACCCAAGCCGACGACCTCAAGGGATTCAATCTCGAAGGCTATTACTTCAGCGAAGACCAATCCGATAAGAACAACTGGGTTTTCCTGCGGGATGAACAGTAATCCACGTTGAAATCGGAGTCAGCAATGAACGAAGCAATGTTTTCCCAGATCGCCATGCTGGTGTTTCTGACCGGCCTGATTGTCTGGATGGGTTTCATCGTCTGGGATCTGGCCAAGAAATCCCAGGCCGGCAAGTTCGGCACCATCGCACTGTTTACGGTGCTGGGCGCCGGCGTTGTGGGCTTTATCGTTAAAACCGTACTCGTAGAGATCATGCAAATATGAAAGACAAGGACCAGCCCTGATGTGGTTTCGCAACGCCCGCGTATTCCGATTTACCAAACCCTTTGATATCTCTGCCGAAGAGCTGGAAGAAAAGCTCCAGGCCGACGCCTTCAAGCCCTGCGGACCTCAGGAAACCAGCCGCCAGGGCTGGGTTCCGCCCCTGGGCAAGCATGGCGAACAGCTGGTTCACAGTGCCAACGGCTATCACCTGATTGCCCTGCGCAAGGAGGAAAAGATTCTTCCCGGCCCGGTGGTGAAAGAAGCGGTTGAGGAGAAGGCCGAAGCCATCGAGTTCGAGCAGGGCCGGAAGGTCCGGCGCAAGGAAAAGGACGAAATCAAGGAACAGGTAATGCTGGAGATGCTGCCCCAGGCCTTCTCCAAGAACCGCCGCTCCTTTGCCTACCTCGCCCCCCAGGACGGTGTTCTGGTGGTCGACGTGGGCTCCGCCAAGCAGGCGGAAGATCTGGCCTCGACTCTGCGCAAGAGCCTCGGATCGCTGCCGGTCCGTCCACCCGCGGTGGAACAGGCACCTGCTTTCACCTTTACCGGTTGGCTGAACGAATCCATCGACCTGCCCGGCAAGGTGGTTCTGGGCACTGAGTGCGAACTCAAGGATCCGTCTGAAGATGGCGGCGTGGTGCGTTGCAAAGGCCTGGATCTTAAAGCAGATGAAATCCGCAACCATCTGGATGCGGGCATGCAGGTGACCAAGCTGTCCCTGACCTGGGACGACAACGTCTCCTTCGTGCTGGATGAAGAACTCGGCATCCGTCGCCTGAAATTTGGCGAAACACTTCAGGATCAACTGGACGATGTCGACGTGGACGACCACGCAGCCAAGTTTGATGCGGCTTTCACGCTGATGACCCTTGAGCTGTCCCGACTGATTCCAGGGCTCCTGGAAGCGCTCGGCGGCGAAGATCGCTCTGCGATTGTCGAAGAGTAAAGCCGTAAAACCGGGTCAGATACCCTCCTTGTCTGACCCGGCCTCCCTTGCACTCTTCAGTGGGCGCTTTTTCCCAGACGCTCTCGCTGCCAGTCTTTTTCCGGTTCGTTCAGGACCAGCCGCAGATCCATCACTTCCTCTTCGGTATTGAACTTGATTTCAAAGCCCAGATGTTCCGCCAGCTGCAGCATGGGACGATTATCCGGCAGTACATTGCCCACCATTTCCATGGTGCCCCTGGCCCGGCAGTAATCGATCATCTTCTGCATCAGGGCAACGCCGAGGCCTTCGCCCTTCATTTTATCGTGCACCATGACCGCGAACTCGCATTGCAGGTTATCGGCATCGGTCCAGGTGCGCACGGTTCCCAGGGTTTCCTCGCCTTCCCCGTCTTCCCTCGGCGCGTTGGCAATAAAAACCATCTCCCGGTCGTAATCGATTTGCACCATCTGGGCAACGTCTTCCCGGGAGAAATGCTTGCGATACTGGAAGAACCGGTAACGAATGGACTCCGGCGACTGCAACTCATGGAACGCCCGGTGGGCAGGCTCATCTTCCGCCAGTACCGGGCGAATGATGACCCGGCGCCCGGATTTGGGTAAAACAATCCATTCCTCCAGTTCCCGCGGGTAAGGCTGAATAATCGGCCGCCCCGGCTTGTCAGCCAGATTGATGGCAATATTCACCGCCACCGCCCCCTGCTCGTTGAACAGCAAGGGCGAGATCTCAAGACCCTTGATTTCCGGAATATCGATAACAATCTGCGAGAGGGTGACCAGGGTCTCGGACACCGCGCGGATATCCTCCTCCGGCTTCAAGCTGTGTTCTTTCAGCAGCTTGTACATGTAGGTACGGCGAAGAAGC
This region includes:
- the gph gene encoding phosphoglycolate phosphatase (PGP is an essential enzyme in the glycolate salvage pathway in higher organisms (photorespiration in plants). Phosphoglycolate results from the oxidase activity of RubisCO in the Calvin cycle when concentrations of carbon dioxide are low relative to oxygen. This enzyme is a member of the Haloacid Dehalogenase (HAD) superfamily of aspartate-nucleophile hydrolase enzymes (PF00702).), with translation MPGIFVKPETTHRASTVLFDLDGTLIDTAPDFIRCLNQLREQHGLPALPHEHIRRSVSNGARAMIRVGFGLEPEHPEYLEKHTAFLDLYEAGVAVETSLFEGMDELLKALEEQGIPWGIVTNKPARFAVPLIEALNLADRCAALVCPDHVAQRKPHPEALYLACQQIGADPATGIYVGDHERDIEAGRNAGMKTIAVRYGYIEEPEAIDLWQADLIADTVTDLAKLLQ
- a CDS encoding YciK family oxidoreductase — protein: MHDYQAPADLLKDRIIMVTGAGSGIGRAAAKAYAAHGATVVLVGRTVSKLETVYDEIEAAGHPKPAIVPMNFEGAAVKDYEELAMTLEDNFGQLDGLLHNAAILGDRSPVELYDPETWNKVMYVNATAPFLLSRAMIPLLRKSDDASVIFTSSGVGRKAKAYWGAYAVSKFAVEGLSQLLSEELDDERHNIRVNSLNPGATRTNMRAHAYPAENPQQNPAPEDLMPIYLYLMGKDSQGVNGQKLDAQPK
- a CDS encoding glutaredoxin family protein; amino-acid sequence: MELLFYTTSQCHLCELAEALLVSTPMPEPIPVDVVDIAQSEELVERYGTRIPVLRRNDTGVELDWPFTRDDLLTFLQ
- the yaaA gene encoding peroxide stress protein YaaA, producing the protein MLMVISPAKTLDYESPLATSTYTQPEFLEDACELVDLLKTLEPHQISNLMSISDKLGQLNAERFQNWHTPFTPENARQAVLAFKGDVYTGLDAESFSEQDFDFAQQHLRMLSGLYGVLKPLDLMQPYRLEMGTRFENNRGKDLYAFWGSKITEEINRLLADDDGVLVNLASNEYFKSVKKKDLEGRLITPQFKDWKNGQYKMISFYAKKARGLMCRFAIQNRITQADDLKGFNLEGYYFSEDQSDKNNWVFLRDEQ
- a CDS encoding DUF2788 domain-containing protein — protein: MNEAMFSQIAMLVFLTGLIVWMGFIVWDLAKKSQAGKFGTIALFTVLGAGVVGFIVKTVLVEIMQI
- the rdgC gene encoding recombination-associated protein RdgC — protein: MWFRNARVFRFTKPFDISAEELEEKLQADAFKPCGPQETSRQGWVPPLGKHGEQLVHSANGYHLIALRKEEKILPGPVVKEAVEEKAEAIEFEQGRKVRRKEKDEIKEQVMLEMLPQAFSKNRRSFAYLAPQDGVLVVDVGSAKQAEDLASTLRKSLGSLPVRPPAVEQAPAFTFTGWLNESIDLPGKVVLGTECELKDPSEDGGVVRCKGLDLKADEIRNHLDAGMQVTKLSLTWDDNVSFVLDEELGIRRLKFGETLQDQLDDVDVDDHAAKFDAAFTLMTLELSRLIPGLLEALGGEDRSAIVEE